Part of the Salvelinus fontinalis isolate EN_2023a chromosome 1, ASM2944872v1, whole genome shotgun sequence genome is shown below.
TGGTTTTCACAGATATGATCAGGAATCTGTTCAGTGTTTCacgcctctctttttctctccctcattTCTTTCTTCCCCACATCCTCTTTCTCTTCGCCATATCCCATTCCTCTTCATCCACATCTGTCTCCTTTCTGTAGCAACACTACATGGACAGCAGTATTCCCTGTGTGATGGTGGCCTCCAAAGCAGACCTCCCCGAGGTTAGACAGCTCCACGGGATGACCCCGGCAGAGTTCTGCTACAAACACCGACTGCCTCCGCCGCTCCCCTTCTCCGGCCTGTCCCTGGACTCCACCAGCAAGAACATCTACACCAAGCTGGCCTGGGCCGCCATGTTCCCGTACGTATTAGTTCTCTGACTGTCACATTTGGCAAACTGTTGGTCCCTCTGTCAATCACTCGCCATTTAATCTATAGTTTTTGCGATTCAGTGTTGAGAAACTGGAAAATCATGTCACTTTTTTCATGTCTGCACCTCTATGCGGTTTCATATGTCCTTTCATTGACGCCTTCGTCTCCCCCCCCCACAGACACCTGAACGGCTCCGACATGAGCAATACATCCTTCTGGCTGAGAGTGACGCTAGGAGCAGCAGTAGTCGCGGTCCTAGGCTTTGCCATGTACAGAGCTTTCGCCCGACAGAAATGACTAGGGTCCTGACCGGAGCCCACCTTCCCTCTTTTTTCCCACTACCCCAATCTCCAGACCAATCCTCCAGACCAAGCGCCTAGACACACTAGACCATCCTAGACCAGACAGACAAAACACAGATACGTTTTACTTTGTCATGATTTATACcctaacctcccctctcctcgtCTTTGCTCTGCTCTTCCAGTCTACTCCAGTTAGTCACGTCTTCTTGACTGACTGTAATAATCTCAGTCAAAATGGAGGCGCGTGACAatatctctcaccctctcctgaCCACCTTTGCTCGCTCTGCCTTATGGTGTTAAAATCCAGGCTAAGGAGGCAGCCTCCCTGTGCGCAATGCAACGATTCCCCCAAGAGCTGCCACGAAGATGTGGTTGCTTTATCAAATGAGGATATACAGATACAAGAAGACTTTTCCACATGCATCCACAAGGTGTTCAGGAGAATGGATAGATTTATTTTTAATGTGTGGTCTTTCCTAAGGAAAAGAATCTCAAAATGTAATAATGCAATTTGGAAGAACATATCAAACTTTAAAAAGTCTGGTGCTGGTTAGAAACCAAAATGGCAAATTTAGACAGTCCATatcacggggggggggggtatggaggACCCTGCTGCACGGACGTAACCGGGCAACATACACTCTGAGCGGGCACAGGAAGTCCCCTGCAGAAGCTAAAGACTTGTCTTCCCATTGACCAAGCCACTGAGATAGACTTTCAGACCTGATTTGCCAAATACAGAAGCCTCTCTCTTACGGACCGTTCCAGTAAAATACATGCTTATCACTCCATTAACTTCTGCTACAATACTACAGTTGTGGGTGATATTAACTAGATACATTTATTTATgtcaaaaataataatacaaaatagcAGTAGTTGTGGCTTGCCAGATTAGAATTGAGAAGGAAGCAATGTCTTGTTGAGAGAAGTGACTATATTGTATTAGATTGATGAAAAAGAAACACTGAACTCTGTAATGCACCCTCCTTACTCAAAGTAATCAGTCATGTTAAAACAGCCgaatcatttttattttatggTATTAAGACTAAATCCTGCCCTGTGCAAATTAACGCTTTGAATGATCATTATAAGGAAAATATCTGCCTCCCCTAGTCTTGGCTTTTATGTGCATTCACCACAAATAGGAATTTAGGCCCCAAATTTTATTTCTGCTAAAtcagccatgtgtgtgtgtgtgtgtgtgtgtgtgtgtgtgtgtgtgtgtgtgtgcgtgcgtgcacatgTATATTTGCATGTATGCATACATGGACCTGTGTGTCAAGATTTTGATTGTATAATTTTAAAAaaacttctttttttttctttttttaaatatggGAATCACAAATTTTTATTGGTGGGTTATTTTAGTTGGGGACCTGCTATTGCCACAGAAAAAGTTATGTGGATCTTATTGATTGAAAGTGATATCAAAACAACtgaagtgaaatgctaaataaaacaaaacaagGATTGTTTACTGCTTTGCCAAACTTCTATCCTTGACTGTCAGACTGTTTGAGTATTAGAGTGTGTTGTTGGTGCGTGAGTAAAATCACTGTGGAAGcccggccccccccccccccccccaaaaaaaaggcaGAGATAATAAGAAGACAGTGGTAAAATAAATTCAATCACACcttttgttttatcacaaaaccggatagcaacctctgtccagtgacgtccacaaagcatattgcatgtacagcaacagacagttacatgacctacatcatggtcaagcaagttaatgtttctgacatATTTGGACCACTAAGcgactattgatttagaaccccagagagttaccgcaagttaCAAAGCAAACAGGAGGTGCCTccgctattccagcaccatttgaACTTCAACATTTCGACATCATCAAATCAACTCTGCTAAGTCTTAagacagtgacaactaaaatataccaaaaacaatttagtccaatcaacataagctaaatatgtggctgtccatggttatgatttctgtgtgtgtgcgttcatgcaagtagaaaaacatatttttttatttaacctttatttaaccaggtaggctagttgagaacaagttctcatttacaactgcgacctggccaagataaagcaaagcagtgcgacacgaacaataacacagagttacacatggaataaacaaacatacagtcaataacacaataggaaaaaaagtctacatacagtgtgtgcaaatgaggtaagataagggaggtaaggcaatatataggccatagtggtgaaataattacaatttagcaattaaacactgcagtgatagatgtgcaagtagagatactggggtgcaaaggagcaaaactaATAACAGCATGGGGATGAggaagttggatgggctatttacagatgggctatgtacaggtgcagtgatctgtgagctggtgcttaaagttagtgagggagatatgagactccagcttcagtgattcttgcaattcgttccagtcattggcagcagagaactggaaggaaaggcggccaaagaaggaattggctttgggggtgaccagtgaaatatacctgctggagtgtgtgctacgggtgggtgctgctatggtgaccagtgagctgagataaggcggggctttacctagcgaagacttatagatgacctggagttgggtttggcaacgaatatgaagctagggccagccaacgagagcatacaggtcgcagtggtgtgtagtatatggggctttgatagactgcatccaatttgctgagtagagtgttgaaggctattttgtaaTTGACATTGtgaagtagaaaaacatgttaactcaccctacttgtaaagaaacgccaatgccatcctctttcatgttgatgaaatggtctgtcactctgtcatacagtacacgttTAAAAAATGTTGTCCTATGCTACCTGGCTAATTGCTTGCTTGCTTGCCAGCCTACCTTCCAATCATGGGTAAccttagctagttaacattagccttctacatctagctacatattgaacttccatcctgtCAGGCCAGgagcacaacaatgtatgaattaatggttggatcagaatcaccgttataatcattggccagtacagagaattaagtaaaaccacaagtccaaatccttatctccatccatggctaatttaaaGAAAtggccaattttagctagctagccaccggaggacaacaacacaacgagatgcaacaattcgtgtttttctgtcaatgatgtATGCTCTTAATGGGCTTTGTAGGAGTGACTCCAAATCCCCGCTGAGTCTGTCACTTTTTtatggtgcgccaggaccattcacagtttagTATACTTTTTTTTGTCAAGAGAGGCCAGATGCTTTCCTTGCGTTCAGTGCTATGggcagcaacaatgtcatactcgtttggaccagacagcatcatgtacagttgaagtcggaagtttacatacaccttaggcgaatacattttaactcagtttttcactcaATTCCCTGTCTAaggacagttaggatcaccacactattttaagaatgtggaatgtcagaataatagtagaaagaattatttatttcagcttttatttctttaatcacattcccagtgggtcagaagtttacatagatccaattagtatttggtaacattgcctttaaattgtttaacttgggtcaaacatttcaggtagccttccacaagcttcccacaataagttgggtgaattttggcccattcctcctgacagaccttgtgtaattgagtcaggtttgtaggccttcttgcttcgcacacactttcagttctgcccacaaattttctatcggattgaggtcagggctttgtgatggccactccaataccttgactttgttgtccttgatccattttcccacaactttggaagtatgcttggggtcattgtccatttggaagacccatttgcaaccaagctttaacttcctgactgatgtcttgagatgttgcttctatatatccacataatgttccctcctcatgatgccatctattttgtgaagtgcaccagtccctcctgcagcaaagcacccccacaacatgatgctgccacccccgtgcttcgcggtcgggatagtgttcttcggcttgcaagcatccccctttttcctccaaacataatgatggtcattatggccaaacagttctatttttgtttcatcagaccagagggcatttctccaaaatgtacaatctttgtccccatatgcagttgcaaaccgtagtcaggcttttttatggcggttttggagcagtggcttcttccttgctgagcggcctttcaggttatgtcgatataggactcgttttactgtggatatagatacttttgtgtacccgtttcctccagcatcttcataaggtcctttgctgttgtctgGGATTaatttgggattgatttgcacttttcgcaccaaagtacgttcatctctaggagacagaacttatctccttcctaagcggtatgacggctgcgtggtcccatggtgtttatacttgcgtactattgtttgtacagatgaacatggtaccttcaggcgtttggaaattgctcccaaggatgaaccagacttgtggaggtctaccatttttttctgaggtcttggctgatttcttttgatttccccatgatgtcaagcaaagaggcattgagtttgaaggtaggccttgaaatacatccacaggtatacctccaattgactcaaattatgtcaattagcctatcagaatcttctaaagccatgacaacgttttctggaattttccaagctgtttaaaggcacagtcaacttagtgtatgtaaacttctgacccactggaattgtgatctgtctggaaacaattgttggaaaaagttatgtagatgtcctaactgacttgccaaaatgatagtttgttaacaaggaatttgtggagttgtttaaaaacaagttttaatgactccaaactaagtgtgtgtaaacttccgacttcaactgtagatggcaTACACATAGAGACAGATGTGTATGCCATGTGTATGTCGCTCGAATGCTTTGTCCTGTGAGATCCATTCAGCCGGaacattatgaaacacagagaaacaAAAGATTAattattttgttatttatttGTCCATTTCtttgggaagcctggcttccctttaAATCCATTAATACACACCACTAGTGTGCACTGGTTCAATGTGTGCTTAATGTGAGGGCCCAAAGGCAAATGATTAAATATCAAATAGATTTTGTGCAAAACTCCACATAAAATGATACAGGTTTTACATAAATGCATTGACAATATGGTAAAAGGTATAGCCTAACAGAATGGTGTGACTAGTTATGCTATCAGAACTCTTTAAAAATAATAGTTTCTGAGGTGCCCTCTGCTTATTTACCTATTTTTTTCGAACTCTTTCGCACGTGAGCAGTTGGCATCCTCTGAATTTAATTAGACAACTTTGCGGTTAAGAATAATATATGGGCATGTCACTATATTGTGACCAAAAACGTTCTCAAATTCAAAAACGGCAACTttttaaaacatattttatatttggaaTGTGAAAAACGGCAACCttttaaaacatattttatatttggaaTGAACTCCTGTCTCGACCCCAGGGCATATTTGCCATGAAGAACTACTGAACGCAAAATAGCTGTTCACTTAGGCTATCTTGGCCACAGGTAGCTGTAAAGTTGAAATGGTAGGATAGGCCTACCGGGCCAACCAAGAGTTTTTCCTTTTTTACAAGGAGTAAGTAGCATAGCTGAATAACTGAAATATTGATGTTTAAAGTTCAAAAGTAATAGAAAATAAATGCTATACTACTTTGAAGAAAAGGACGTTTGAATATTCTTGTCCTTTTAGAAACATTTTAACTGCTGCACTGAAAACCGCATGAGAATATGGAGAGCGACCAGGAGATGGAAGTATTGAGTTAACTTCAGGTAGAAAAAAACTGTTTTCTTTAGGGTGGCATCCTTTCCTTGTCCAAATCCCAACTGCACTGTACAGTAGGACAGAAAAAAGCGATGGCTTAAAACAGATGCTCCGCTCAACAAATAATGTTGCTTCACCTATAGTTTAGGCCTACATTACAGAGAAATGATACAAGGAAATTACCGAAGGATGCTTCTTTAGCTCGACTCAGTTCCCGACCTTTAGTTCGGGCTAATGGGCTTGGTTCAGGATTTGGAAAATGTACTTTCTTGAAAGGTGTACCGTGAGAACATAAATTACAACACTTTTTTTTAATACTCCGCCATTTGTTGGTAATTGATAGGCACATGTTCTGAAACTGTAATAGCTTCGTCAGTTTGTGTAGGTATGGTTATGtatggttgtagtgttggttGATGTCTGTTTTTTTCTTCAGACGTATAGGTCCTAACTGTAGCGTAGGTCTACATCTggtcaataaaataaaaagccTTGAAGTGGGCTTTCAATGACCCCAATTCTAGGTAATTCAATCATATATGACATTTTTAGGTCTACGGTAGCTAATAGTTTCAGTCAAACCGCATAAACCACATAAAACATTTATTCATTATGTTACCAATTTGGATACCAGGGCTCATAACTTCATACGAGTCGAACATTTTCAGCTGATTGCAGATGTCAAGGAAGCTCTCCTTTTGACTCGTTTTATATGCGTAGAATTTAGTTAATAATTGTTTCATTCGTCAATAGCCCCTCGATTACGTAATCTGTGCAATTCATTCAAATAAGTGTTGCGAACGGTAGTTTAGACATGTACGCCTACGCATGCTTAAAATGCGCGTGAAGTTGTGACACATATTTCGATGAGAAAAGTTTATTGTATTATAAACAGTTTCAAAAGTAATGCAATACATAGTCCGCAGTGTATTACAAATATACTTAATTAATTGAACATGGTTGGTTTTCAAAGTAGTAGCATTAATTAATTGAACATGGTTGGTTTACAAAGTAGTAGCATAGAGTCCGCATTTGGAGCCATTACGCATCACTTGAAAATCTTGCTGACGTCCATTGCCTACACAGTTCTTCTATACATTGTATAGTTTAACAATGCTCGCTATTGAAACGTGTGTTTTCAGAATGACCTCGTGCTAAGAGAACAATAACTATTCACTTGTTCCAATAGCCTAAACAATAATAATTCCAGATTAGTGTCACATATATTTTCTAACAGGTCCATATGCTACAGGTTTCCAAAGATCACAGAGGATTAATAGCGTACATAGTAGCCCAACAATTAATGCTGTCACACACCAACAATTTAATTCCAGACCCTCTTTTACAGCATCAATGGAGTGGAAAACAATAGGTAAAAACGTATAAGTTCGCATGAGACCATACAAAAATAATATTACATATACGAAAAACATATTCTCAAAGTATTTACAGTGACTTTTATTATAATAAGTCTCTCTGAAATGTCCATTTACTTCTTCTTTGCGGCTTTCTTGGCTGCGGCCTTGGGTTTGGGTTTCGCAGCTTTGGCCTTCTTGGATTTCGTTGCCTTGGCTGGCTTGGCCACCTTGGTTTTCTTTGCTACTTTCTTGGGCTTTGGTGCCGCTTTCTTCGGGGACTTTTTCACTTTCTTCACTGCCACTTTTGCTTTCTTTGCTTTTGCTGGTGATTTGGCCACCTTCTTGGGCTTTGCAACCTTCTTGGGCTTGGCGGCTTTAACAGGCGACTTCTTTGCTTTCACAACGGCTTtaactttaggtgcctttttggtgTCCTCTGCTTTAGCCAGTTTGAAGGAGCCTGACGCGCCGATGCCTTTGGTGTGGCGCAGGACCCCTTCACTCACCATCCTCTTCAGGGACAGCTTAATCTGAGAATCGGCATTGTCCCCCACCTTGTAGTGGCTTTTGATGTACTTCTGGACAGATTGTCTGGACGCACCTCCACGGCTTTTGTCTGCATGGACGGCTGCCTTAATCATATCAGAGTATTTCGGGTGTGAAGCAGGTTTCTTGGGTGCCTTCGCCTTTTTTGCCTTTGGGGCTGGAGCTGCCGCCGTCTCTGCCATAGTTGACTCGTGAGAGTTGTTGAATTCTGTGAGAATATGCGGGTTCAGTTCAAGTATTCCCGTCTGTCACAAACGTCAAAAGCTGCTAAATAAATATTTCCTAACTTGTAATAGTTCTGGAAAGGTCCGGGTTTGCTATTAACATATAagttaatgtaaatttgccacaCACGATGGCGCGTCACAGCTgattttctattaaggcatcttaTTCTACAAACGTTCCTCTGACTTTATGAAGCGTAAGCGCGGACGTGATTGAGAACACCAACCGCCAGCAGCTGATCCAGCAGGCTCCATGGAACTCTCGTCGTCCCGTTTGTGTTTCTTCATCCTCGAACTCTTGCTAAATTTAAAAAGTATTGCATTGCATATGTCTATAAAAACGACTGGCTTGAAAGTAGACACTTTGGGCTTTACGGGCATATTCATATTTTTATAGAATTCGCTGACCGATAAACTTTTATTTCATGAAAACCTACCCGAAGCACTGCGCGTTGTTATCAATATTGAAGAATTCCTATTAAATTGACCCAAACAGACAGAACCGACGAGACAAATGACGAATGCATAATGAAAATGAATCAATACTTTAACGAATGCACGTGGTTTGACCCGTGCAACAGCTCGTTTTTGCTTTTAATACACCGATATAATTTTCGAACTAACACAGTCCGGCCATTGACTTTGAGTGACGTGGTCGAGATTATTTACTGTTAAACCTCCTATAAATAAATGACAGAATATCTGATGTATGGGTAAAGCATCTGATGTTAATATAGATTTATATAGGCTTTAGTGGAATGGTTACGTTTCATTTCTTTGATGTTTTAAGGCAGAATTGGGAATAAACAAACTGGCACTATGCTTCTTGCGACTGTGCTCCATTGTCAGGAAAGTTGCCAACACCTCCAAAGATCTGCTTCTCTGATAATAATTCACGGAATCTGTCCACATTTTCATCAAAGAAACATGATTATCTGATATTTGACGTGGTATTCGCTCAATTGGAGTGACTACTATCTACACAAAACTAAACCTATCATTTAACATAGGGCGCATTGATGACATTCTTTTGTTTAGTGGCTGGTAGTCTATAGGACCGTCGACTGAACGACATGACTACGAGTGGATCAACACATATTTCCCACtgctataaatgtttaatgcgCAGTGATACAGGCTACATTTGTTACAACAGGAAACATTGcaattgtttgtttttatttcagattttcatcTGATATTTTTTCCCTGTAGCCCAAACGCCATCTTGAATCCCTTAGTAAAAGTCATATTCTTTTTAAATTCATTTTCTGCTATTAGGCCTTTATGACTGTTTTTAATAAAGTAATTGTGACGTACTATTTTTCCTAACATATAAAAATATATTAATCACAACTTTGTATGTCATTCTTTGCAGTTGGTCCATAACGTCACATAACACTGTCAAGCAGGTTTAGGCTAATTGTAGCAGGTGATGTTTTCAATTTTGACCATTATTCAAGTCGTAGGATACCTAGTTATGCCAATAGCCTATTAGTCATCATAGCGTATGGATTCAAAATCGTATGAAAAATGTATTCAAATTCTTATGGAATAGACTGCACAAAGACGGACCAAAACAGTTTGGCTGtatgctctctctccttcctcgctctgaccctttctctcctccctctctcagatGAGTAGCCTATAAGTGCGTCTGCGACAGTATGTGTTTGTTAGTGGGTGAAGGAGTGAGTGTTCATAAGGGAGCGCGCTAAATGAACGAATGAATGCGCGCGCACTGTCGTTCGGTATGTAGTGAAAATTCGTATTCACGCTGACGAGTGCCAACAATTTGAGAGCAGTAGTGGTCGACCTCTTTCGGACGTTCATGGCCTCCTTAATCGATATTTGGCAATTTTCTAGTGGGTCATTATGGTCACAGAACACTCAAAAGTGTCAGAAGAAGGGTAGTTCTTCCGTCGGGTTTGTGCCTAGGGTTTGGTGCTGAAAACAGCACCCAAACGCACTTCTCGCGCTACAAGGCCACTCCCTCCTTTCACCAACAGAGGGACGTCTTTAACAATGGACGGACGGCCTGTTGGGTCAACAGAATCCATCGCATTATTCTTAGATTATTTGAAGACCATAATGAATCAGTAGTCAATGCGCCAACTGTAGGGTTTGTAAATTATTGATTTATGGCTACTGTAAACATACCCTCACTTGAATCTGTGCATGATCTACAGCCATTTGTAACACCTCGCAATCATTGCATAATAGGGCCATATTTGGGTGTTTTGCTCCTGTTTCTGATGTAAGGGGTGTTGTGATTGTTAGATGTAGGAAATTTACAATTATTGATTAATGATGGTGATGGTTGTTAGAATGATGGAATTAGTAATAATAAGTACATAATTATACATTATTGTCTgttattaattattatttttatcaATAATTATTATGACAGGCGTAGGCAATCAATAACTTATTAACTTATTAACAATTAACTTTTGCAGACAGTGCAGCCTAATGATAAGAACACAATTGACTGTTAAGAAAACACAattgttattcagcatttttcaTATGACAACTCCCTGTCATTTGCATATCCTGTAGGGCTATCATAATAATTACATATTTCAAAGCTTGCATATTCAGAAATCAAAGTTCACAATACTTTAAGAAGTATAGGCAAGTCAGGTAGTTTACAATACTTTAAGAAGTAAGGCAAGTGAGG
Proteins encoded:
- the LOC129856004 gene encoding histone H1.0-B produces the protein MAETAAAPAPKAKKAKAPKKPASHPKYSDMIKAAVHADKSRGGASRQSVQKYIKSHYKVGDNADSQIKLSLKRMVSEGVLRHTKGIGASGSFKLAKAEDTKKAPKVKAVVKAKKSPVKAAKPKKVAKPKKVAKSPAKAKKAKVAVKKVKKSPKKAAPKPKKVAKKTKVAKPAKATKSKKAKAAKPKPKAAAKKAAKKK